From Acanthopagrus latus isolate v.2019 chromosome 22, fAcaLat1.1, whole genome shotgun sequence, the proteins below share one genomic window:
- the fam89a gene encoding sprT-like domain-containing protein Spartan translates to MNGKSTNGSLGGMACIEGLPPLPKSLSGLLNSSGGSWREMERMYVKKTMIQDDLSRGRNNADNLLANKPANLDAALALLRKEMVGLRQQDMSLLCQLWSLHESIQEYKGSCQDLSAASSLSMMENGYFDEDDEYYPEPGATPTGEQPDGEVGDGTASMAAAKNGSGKDDSWDSFHVTI, encoded by the exons ATGAATGGTAAGTCGACGAACGGCTCGCTGGGAGGAATGGCCTGTATCGAGGGGCTGCCCCCGCTGCCGAAGAGCCTGAGCGGCTTGCTGAACTCGAGCGGCGGCTCctggagagaaatggagaggaTGTACGTGAAGAAAACCATGATTCAGGACGACCTGAGCCGAGGCAGGAACAACGCCGACAACCTGCTGGCCAACAAGCCGGCCAACCTGGACGCCGCTCTGGCTCTCCTTCGGAAAGAGATG gtggGTTTGCGTCAGCAGGACATGTCCCTGCTGTGCCAGCTGTGGTCGCTCCACGAGTCCATCCAGGAGTACAAGGGCAGCTGCCAGGACCTGAGCGCCGCCTCCAGCCTCAGCATGATGGAGAACGGCTACTTCGACGAGGACGACGAGTATTACCCGGAGCCTGGCGCCACTCCCACCGGGGAGCAGCCAGACGGAGAGGTCGGAGACGGGACGGCGTCGATGGCTGCGGCCAAGAACGGGAGCGGCAAAGACGACAGCTGGGACTCCTTTCACGTCACCATCTGA